The Vanrija pseudolonga chromosome 1, complete sequence genomic sequence CACAATCGTCGACTTTGTCCTCTCTGCCGACTGGACCATTATTCCGGGCACTGCGTCGTGAGTGGACGGGCCACCTTGCCACGGATCTCGCTGACATTCGGCGACCAACCTAAAGAGGCGATCTGGTCGGTATCAGGGGCACTGGATCTTACTCGTTCAAGCTCGGTAGCGACGGCGACATGAAAGGGATACCAGTAGAGGCCGAATTGGTCTTGGAGCTTGACTAGCAACAACGTGATGATGCTCTTTGCCTCTGCACTTCTTGTCAAGACATGCATAATGTTTTTTGACACGCAGTCTACAATCCCTTTGAATGCGAGGTACAATGATTTTGTTGGCCGATGATGATGGATCGGTTTTTTAGACCTGTCCAGCGGTGGTGCGGCCAATGGCACGCGAGACACCGCCCTCGAGAACAGGCAATGGCTTACCCTTGCCCGCCTCTGGGGCCTCCATGAATCCAGCGCGGATCAGCCAGGCAATGTAGAGAccgacgaggtcctcggtAACGCCAGACGTGGGCTGTTCGCCCGCACCCGAAGCCAATGCCTGCGCGTTCGtgtcgtccagctcgacaGCCTTGGTCGAAGTCGGGAGGTCGTCGAGAACAAAGTGGAGGAGCGGGAAGAGAGCATTGTCCTGCGTGTCGAGGACATGCTGCTCCAGCTTGTGTCGCCACTGGATGTACTCGACCTGGCTAACGGGGTAACCGTAGGTCTGCAGAGCGCCAAGGAGGTCATTGAAGCGAAGACGAGGGTGGCCAGTAACGTGGAGTACGCTGAACTTCTCAGGAGTGAGCGTCTGAGCAGACAGAGACGCGAGCATGGCAACGTGATCGACAGGGCACATATTGAGTGTGTTGTTGATGTCTGGGAtaaggccgagctggagaCAACCCTTGACCATACGCCAGATGAAGTCGTCGGTGTTGGTAACGGCGGTCTTGGAGTCACCAAGGACATACGACGGGCGGAGAATGTGACCGGCAAGACCACGCTTGGCCGCCTCCAGGATTATCTTCTCGGCAACCCACTTGCTCTGACCGTAACCAGTGTCGAGGCCAGTTCGAGcgtcctcgaggtcatcCTTCTCAGAAAGGCCAGCCTTGCCCATCgacagcagctcgtcggACTTGCGGACAAACGCCTCATTGTCAAGAACAGCGGTGGACGAGACGAAGCTGAAGAGCTTGGGTTTCGTGTCGGCAACAAGGTCCAGCGCAGTCATAGTCGAAAGAACATTGGCGGCGCGCATCTTGGCGTAGGGGTAGACCCAGTGGACGACGGCACCGTTATGGAGGACGGCGTCCGCCTCCGCGGCAACGCGAGCCCAGGTGGCTGCGTCAAGACCAAACTTCTCATCACCCAAGTCTCccacgacggcctcgacgcgcccgtCCTTGACCCACTGCTCGTCCCAGGCACCACGCCCCTCAGCACCGTCGCGAAGTCGGGCAAGGCCTGCCTCGGCAGTCTTGGCGCGAACGAGACAGAtgaccttggcggcgcggcgagagAGGAGGTCGCGGAGGATGAAtgcgccgaggaagccggtGGCGCCAGTGAGGAAGACGGTGAGCTTCTTGGTGGCGAAGTCGGCCGGGAGCGGCTTGAAGGTCGCGGGAAGGTCCTTGGACagaagctcgacgtcggcagcgtacgcgacctcctcgaccttctccttggcgGGCTCGGAGGCGTCAGCTGACTGAAGAccagccgcggcgagctcgtcaatgGCAGCGGCCTGGAGGCCAATAGTTGGCTTCTCGAAGACCAGACCCAGAGGCGCATTGACGACGAAAGTCTTTCGGATCTCGAAGATCAAGCGCGTCGCAAGGATAGAGTGGCCTCCCAGGTCGAAGAAGTTCTCGTCGATGCCAATCGAAGGAGGCGGCGATGGGAGCAGCTTGAGCCAGATGTCGTGAATGGTCTTCTGTGTAGGCGTGAGATCAGATGAGGCCTTGGAAGTCGGCTTGACGGCGAGAGCAGTGTCGGGGAAGGGAAGGGCTGGCTTGTCGATCTTGCCATTCGGGTTGAGAGGCAGCTTGTGCAGGGGGAAGTAGACGGCAGGCACAGCATAAGAAGGAAGCTTCTTCTTGAGGTGCTCGCGAATGTCGCGAATGAGACGGCGGTAACGGCGAACGCCACGGATCATCTCCTGCTTGAGGTCaagctcatcctcgtcggctcCAAGACCTTCGCTGGCAGAGGCCATGCCGTCGAGTTCGGGACCGTCGTTGGGGACGAAGTAAGACACGAggaccttctcctcgtccttgtcaCGACGGACAAGGGTGACGTTCTCACGGACAAGAGGGTGGCGCGAGAGGTGGGTGTCGATctcaccgagctcgatgcGGAATCCACGAATCTTGATCTGGTCGTCGGCACGACCAGTACACTCGACGCGTCCATCAGGGAGGTAGCGGCCGAGGTCACCAGAACGGTACATCCTGTCACGAATGCCAAACCAGTGCTGAGCAGCTGCAGGGTTGGTCGTGACGAGGGTGTCCTCACGCTCAACGCCCTCGGTGAACCAGTTGGTGACAAACTTCTCGGTAGTAGCCGCAGGGTCAAGGTAGCCTTCAGCAAGTCCACCAGAACGAACGTAGATCTCGCCCATCTCTCCAACCGCACAAGGGACGTTGCGGTCGGTGCGGTTGACGACAAGGAGCTGGACATCAATCATACCCTGGCCGGCCGGGATAAGATCCTTCTGAGTCGACAGGAAAGTCTGGTCCTCGTTGACGGAAG encodes the following:
- the lys1_1 gene encoding L-2-aminoadipate reductase produces the protein MTIDAELKAKLGRWSTRLGTLPSLALPTDYPRPTPARMIESTQTLPIPASLIPPLMHLTYEFSELYPSSTLPTPYHLLLTSFVILLFRYTPDPSLVVCTSAPGTTTPLLLKLDITAEMTFFDVLRQVMERETEAAADVLPLSNLVDHLKPEGPLYRVRFFDSTHVESDPHSSLSTDFTLFLLAEPSDKPATRMAIPPLYLRLTYNSLLFTQSRVQATLESLLQLIRSASSNDPTHPLGSLPIRTDSQLSVLPDPSADLDWCGFVGAIPDIFSANAKAHPDRTCVVQCELAPGQGIMDGPSKGRRTFTYRQVDEASNVLAHALIKSGLKQGEVVMVYAARSAEMVVCVMGILKAGGIFSVVDPAYPPNRQIVYLSVSTPRSLLVIKSAGVLSPTVSDYIKDKLDLHVHIPAIELTENGITGSPSGSAEDILAPYQQLAQTPAGVVLGPDSPATLSFTSGSTGIPKGVKGRHYSLTHFFPWMAQRFGLSHESRYTMLSGIAHDPIQRDMFTPLFLGASLYVPTADDIGTPGRLAEWMDDNKVTVTHLTPAMGQLLSAQATRQIPSLLNAFFVGDVLTKRDCHRLQSLAKNVCIINMYGTTETQRAVSYFAIPSVNEDQTFLSTQKDLIPAGQGMIDVQLLVVNRTDRNVPCAVGEMGEIYVRSGGLAEGYLDPAATTEKFVTNWFTEGVEREDTLVTTNPAAAQHWFGIRDRMYRSGDLGRYLPDGRVECTGRADDQIKIRGFRIELGEIDTHLSRHPLVRENVTLVRRDKDEEKVLVSYFVPNDGPELDGMASASEGLGADEDELDLKQEMIRGVRRYRRLIRDIREHLKKKLPSYAVPAVYFPLHKLPLNPNGKIDKPALPFPDTALAVKPTSKASSDLTPTQKTIHDIWLKLLPSPPPSIGIDENFFDLGGHSILATRLIFEIRKTFVVNAPLGLVFEKPTIGLQAAAIDELAAAGLQSADASEPAKEKVEEVAYAADVELLSKDLPATFKPLPADFATKKLTVFLTGATGFLGAFILRDLLSRRAAKVICLVRAKTAEAGLARLRDGAEGRGAWDEQWVKDGRVEAVVGDLGDEKFGLDAATWARVAAEADAVLHNGAVVHWVYPYAKMRAANVLSTMTALDLVADTKPKLFSFVSSTAVLDNEAFVRKSDELLSMGKAGLSEKDDLEDARTGLDTGYGQSKWVAEKIILEAAKRGLAGHILRPSYVLGDSKTAVTNTDDFIWRMVKGCLQLGLIPDINNTLNMCPVDHVAMLASLSAQTLTPEKFSVLHVTGHPRLRFNDLLGALQTYGYPVSQVEYIQWRHKLEQHVLDTQDNALFPLLHFVLDDLPTSTKAVELDDTNAQALASGAGEQPTSGVTEDLVGLYIAWLIRAGFMEAPEAGKGKPLPVLEGGVSRAIGRTTAGQV